From the uncultured Trichococcus sp. genome, one window contains:
- the purK gene encoding 5-(carboxyamino)imidazole ribonucleotide synthase, whose translation MKTLYKILKPNDVIGIIGGGQLGRMLAQSAKRMGFTVGILDPGENCPAAQVADWHIQAAYADAVALRELAEKSDVVTFEFENIDAAALQEVETLSNIPQGSGILTITQDRIKEKEFLQSAGVSIAQFAVVENAEQLDAAIGKIGYPSVLKTTRFGYDGKGQVVLKTEADKEEAMKLAADSICVLEAWVPFTKELSVMIVRNQKGEATVFPVSENIHINNILHESIVPARVTSAVAEKANKAAHQIADALQLVGTLGIEMFLTADDTIFINELAPRPHNSGHYTIEAMNVSQFDAHIQAVAGLPMPTARQLSPAIMVNILGQHMAGTIALREEKADWFFHYYGKAESRTDRKMGHITILTDDQEATLKEIDNTRIWNGGKI comes from the coding sequence GTGAAGACCTTGTATAAAATACTGAAACCAAATGACGTGATCGGCATCATCGGCGGGGGACAATTAGGACGCATGCTGGCACAGTCCGCGAAGAGGATGGGGTTCACCGTCGGGATTTTGGATCCGGGCGAAAATTGCCCGGCAGCCCAAGTAGCGGATTGGCACATCCAAGCGGCATACGCTGATGCGGTGGCTCTGCGCGAATTGGCCGAAAAATCCGATGTCGTGACATTCGAATTTGAGAATATCGATGCGGCAGCCCTGCAGGAAGTGGAAACACTGTCCAACATTCCGCAAGGCAGCGGAATTTTGACGATCACGCAGGACCGCATCAAGGAGAAGGAATTCCTTCAATCCGCTGGGGTATCGATCGCGCAATTCGCTGTAGTTGAAAACGCGGAACAACTGGATGCTGCCATCGGCAAAATCGGCTATCCGAGTGTTTTAAAAACGACCCGTTTCGGGTATGATGGTAAGGGACAGGTTGTCCTGAAAACGGAAGCGGACAAAGAGGAAGCCATGAAGTTGGCGGCGGACAGCATCTGCGTTTTGGAGGCCTGGGTTCCCTTCACCAAAGAACTTTCGGTCATGATTGTACGCAACCAAAAAGGTGAAGCTACGGTATTCCCGGTTTCCGAAAATATCCATATCAATAATATTCTGCACGAATCGATCGTGCCGGCCCGCGTCACATCCGCGGTAGCCGAAAAAGCAAACAAAGCGGCCCACCAGATCGCCGATGCGCTGCAGTTGGTTGGTACGTTGGGCATCGAAATGTTCCTGACTGCGGATGACACGATCTTCATCAATGAGTTGGCGCCGCGTCCGCATAATTCGGGCCATTACACAATCGAAGCCATGAACGTTTCCCAATTTGATGCCCACATCCAAGCAGTCGCCGGATTGCCGATGCCGACAGCGCGGCAATTGTCGCCTGCCATCATGGTCAACATCCTGGGACAGCATATGGCAGGCACAATCGCATTGCGGGAAGAAAAAGCGGATTGGTTTTTCCATTACTACGGCAAAGCGGAATCACGCACAGACAGAAAAATGGGACATATCACCATTTTGACGGATGATCAAGAAGCAACCTTAAAAGAAATAGACAACACCCGAATCTGGAACGGAGGAAAAATTTAA
- the purB gene encoding adenylosuccinate lyase has translation MITRYTRPEMAEVWSEYNRYKCWLEVEILADEAWAALGEIPAEDVAKIRANATFDIDRILEIEKETRHDVVAFTRAVSESLGEERKWVHYGLTSTDVVDTAYGYQLKQANDILRKDLQNMLEIIGNKAKEHKKTVCMGRTHGVHAEPTTFGLKLATMYSEMKRNIERFEHAAKGVEAGKISGAVGTFANIPPFVEEYVCEKLGTRPQEISTQVLPRDLHAEYMATIALIATSIERFATEIRGLQKSETREVEEFFAKGQKGSSAMPHKRNPIGSENMVGLARVIRGYMVTAYENVGLWHERDISHSSAERIILPDATTLLNYQLNRFANIIKNLTVFPENMLRNMNATFGLIYSQRVLLKLIDKGMSREEAYDLVQPKTALSWDNQTDFRPLVEADEAIMAKLTKEDIADAFNYNYHLSHVDEVFERLGLGD, from the coding sequence ATGATTACACGTTATACACGCCCTGAGATGGCTGAGGTTTGGTCCGAATACAATCGTTACAAATGCTGGCTGGAGGTCGAGATCCTGGCTGATGAAGCTTGGGCTGCCTTAGGCGAAATCCCTGCAGAAGACGTGGCTAAAATCCGCGCAAATGCAACTTTTGACATCGACCGTATCCTTGAAATCGAAAAAGAGACCAGACATGACGTAGTGGCGTTCACGCGCGCCGTTTCCGAATCACTGGGGGAAGAAAGAAAATGGGTCCACTATGGCCTGACGAGTACCGATGTGGTCGATACTGCCTACGGTTACCAATTGAAGCAAGCCAATGATATCCTGCGCAAGGATCTGCAGAACATGCTGGAAATCATCGGCAACAAAGCGAAAGAACACAAAAAGACTGTCTGCATGGGCCGTACGCACGGTGTGCATGCGGAACCTACGACATTCGGATTGAAGCTGGCTACTATGTATTCGGAAATGAAACGCAACATCGAGCGTTTTGAACATGCAGCTAAAGGCGTTGAAGCCGGAAAAATCAGCGGGGCTGTTGGAACTTTCGCAAACATCCCGCCATTCGTGGAGGAGTACGTCTGCGAAAAATTAGGCACAAGACCGCAAGAAATTTCGACGCAGGTGCTGCCGCGCGATCTGCATGCCGAGTACATGGCAACGATCGCTTTGATTGCGACAAGCATCGAGCGCTTCGCAACAGAAATCCGCGGATTGCAGAAATCGGAAACCCGTGAAGTGGAAGAATTCTTCGCGAAAGGGCAAAAAGGTTCTTCCGCTATGCCGCACAAACGCAACCCGATCGGTTCTGAAAATATGGTAGGTCTTGCCCGCGTCATCCGTGGCTACATGGTCACTGCATACGAGAATGTAGGCTTATGGCATGAACGCGATATTTCCCATTCTTCAGCGGAACGGATCATCCTTCCTGACGCAACGACATTGTTGAACTATCAGTTGAATCGTTTTGCGAACATCATCAAGAACTTGACCGTGTTCCCTGAGAATATGCTCCGCAACATGAATGCGACTTTCGGATTGATCTACAGCCAACGCGTGCTGTTGAAATTGATCGATAAAGGCATGAGCCGTGAAGAAGCTTATGACTTGGTACAGCCGAAGACTGCCCTTTCATGGGATAATCAGACCGATTTCCGTCCATTGGTGGAAGCGGACGAAGCCATTATGGCAAAATTAACGAAAGAAGACATCGCTGATGCCTTCAACTATAACTATCACTTGAGTCATGTCGACGAAGTATTCGAAAGACTTGGTTTAGGCGACTGA
- the purC gene encoding phosphoribosylaminoimidazolesuccinocarboxamide synthase: MERKELLYTGKAKKMYATDQENVLWAEYLNQATALNGVKKDTIEGKGRLNNQITGRIFEYLAEKGIASHYIQELSETEQSVKRVNMYPLEVVVRNVSAGSFAKRFGMEEGIDLPFPVLEFYYKDDALNDPFINDAHVQVLGAATEEEVAEIKQQALKINAALIEMFKAIGIRLIDFKIEFGKTAEGEIILADEISPDTCRLWDIETNEHLDKDIYRRDLGDLIPVYVEVLDRLNKM; the protein is encoded by the coding sequence ATGGAAAGAAAAGAATTGCTTTATACTGGGAAAGCTAAAAAGATGTACGCTACAGATCAGGAGAATGTCCTTTGGGCAGAATACCTAAATCAGGCTACCGCATTGAACGGCGTAAAGAAGGACACTATCGAGGGCAAAGGCAGACTCAACAACCAGATCACCGGCCGCATCTTCGAGTATCTGGCTGAAAAGGGAATCGCGAGTCACTATATCCAAGAACTATCAGAAACCGAACAATCAGTGAAAAGAGTCAACATGTACCCATTGGAAGTGGTTGTCCGTAATGTATCCGCAGGCAGCTTCGCGAAACGTTTCGGCATGGAGGAAGGCATCGACTTGCCGTTCCCTGTTTTGGAGTTCTATTACAAAGACGATGCGCTCAATGATCCTTTCATCAATGATGCCCATGTGCAGGTGCTGGGAGCAGCGACGGAAGAAGAAGTTGCGGAAATCAAGCAGCAAGCGCTGAAGATCAATGCAGCCTTGATCGAGATGTTCAAGGCAATCGGCATCCGCCTGATCGATTTCAAAATCGAATTCGGCAAGACAGCTGAGGGAGAAATCATCCTGGCTGATGAAATCTCACCGGATACATGCCGCCTTTGGGATATCGAAACGAACGAACACTTGGATAAAGACATCTACCGCCGTGACCTGGGGGATCTGATCCCGGTCTACGTGGAAGTGCTGGACCGCCTGAACAAAATGTAA
- the purS gene encoding phosphoribosylformylglycinamidine synthase subunit PurS: MYKVTVYVTYKDSVLDPQGEAVKGAVHRMGYPTIEDIRIGKYFEIQVSKDEENVEQVIEEICDKLLANVVMETYRYEIQEVEA; the protein is encoded by the coding sequence ATGTATAAAGTAACCGTGTATGTAACGTATAAAGACTCAGTATTGGATCCGCAAGGGGAAGCCGTGAAGGGTGCCGTCCACCGTATGGGCTACCCGACGATCGAAGATATCCGCATCGGAAAATATTTCGAAATCCAAGTCTCAAAAGATGAAGAGAACGTTGAACAAGTCATCGAAGAGATTTGCGACAAGTTGCTGGCGAACGTGGTTATGGAAACTTACCGTTATGAAATCCAGGAGGTTGAAGCTTAA